From a region of the Podospora pseudopauciseta strain CBS 411.78 chromosome 7 map unlocalized CBS411.78m_7, whole genome shotgun sequence genome:
- a CDS encoding uncharacterized protein (COG:Z; EggNog:ENOG503P1UM): MAMPFKPSPLGYGSPRTSPFRRPVSPGSPNTLRQTTPTASPTKTAGPPSPVLDFKSSRASPGRELLTPQARLSPRPVASKTGPVGHGSAMSQLQPSQVRTLREGFQILDRDSDGVVNREDVVDMLNQLGLPSNASEVTQFFPPSAPQTMTMALFMNSIAGSLAALSPSAELLSAFSAFDDDDSGQIDVAELRDALLNTAPEPGQQPLTSLDVEKVINGFTSRRAFTKSKTGGGLGKRGEVFRYQDFVNSVVGNNTGSERASEDSEEA; this comes from the exons ATG GCCATGCCATTCAAACCATCCCCGCTGGGCTATGGGTCGCCCCGGACTTCACCTTTCCGTCGCCCAGTGTCGCCAGGATCTCCCAACACACTACGTCAGACCACACCCACCGCATCGCCAACAAAGACAGCAGGTCCCCCGAGTCCAGTGCTAGACTTCAAATCCTCACGAGCCTCTCCGGGTCGCGAACTGCTAACTCCACAAGCTCGCCTTTCTCCCAGACCTGTAGCATCCAAGACCGGGCCAGTAGGTCACGGGAGCGCCATGTCTCAATTACAGCCGTCGCAAGTCAGAACGTTGCGAGAGGGATTCCAGATTCTGGATAGAGACAGCGATGGTGTTGTGAATAGGGAGGATGTCGTGGATATGTTGAACCAATTGG GTCTTCCATCAAACGCGTCAGAGGTCACTCAATTCTTCCCTCCCTCGGCGCCACAAACAATGACGATGGCTTTGTTCATGAACTCGATAGCAGGTTCTCTGGCGGCTCTGTCGCCCAGCGCCGAGCTCCTATCGGCCTTCTCGGCatttgacgacgacgatagCGGGCAGATTGACGTGGCCGAGCTTCGGGACGCGCTGCTCAACACGGCGCCCGAGCCGGGCCAGCAGCCGTTGACATCGCTAGACGTCGAAAAGGTAATCAACGGTTTCACCAGCCGTCGAGCCTTCACCAAGAGCAAGACGGGTGGCGGGCTGGGCAAGCGGGGGGAAGTATTCCGGTACCAGGATTTTGTAAACTCGGTGGTTGGAAACAACACGGGCAGCGAACGGGCGTCGGAAGATTCAGAGGAGGCGTAA
- the GPI10 gene encoding glycosylphosphatidylinositol anchor biosynthesis (CAZy:GT22; EggNog:ENOG503NV7H; BUSCO:EOG09260UJK; COG:G), whose protein sequence is MVKMEKDTVKKPPGPRIEKPAEKDGRVHAQVAAAQVGDILSVLLAFRFINSLFVKTFFQPDEYFQALEPAWRMAFGEGSGAWITWEWEYQLRSSLHPAVFGAAYKLAETVMSAMHLFPPFIASMLVVLPGALQSVFAALGDFYTWKLAMDVYGRESYAPWAALWMTVLNPWQWYCSTRTFSNSLETTLTIAALSYWPWELLADAKETKEERLKQKGRLNSLRTSLFLAAIAVLLRPTNLFIWLGIIALTLTRLTLDGQSPITQTTFPALLRETVLCGSVALAISVVSDRLYFGFWTFPPYKWLYFNMSQSVAVFYGRMPWHYYLSQGIPLLTTTFLPFALLGIYKATLTSAKPTTLLSARPTFLSTTSSNTLKTLSFALIGMITILSLISHKEVRFIYPLLPILHILAAPYVTSFFTTPPTTLSKPLVLRHKIFLANILSINLLLAGYLSLFHQPAPISVLSFLRSEYERLHPDSLSLSAPPQEQKELFALFLTPCHTTPWRSHLIWPGLRARALTCEPPLHTAPGTPERENYLDEADRFYAEDAETGKYGGVFLRREMWPQFFDGGDGRKGEEIPRFVVGFEGIEGVLGEFFGGDGEKMGVKMKKVWEGWNGLVNEDWRRGGRLVVWDTGVYPNGGGEVVDGGSKDEL, encoded by the exons ATGGTCAAGATGGAGAAAGATACTGTCAAGAAACCCCCAGGGCCGAGAATAGAAAAGCCAGCCGAGAAAGATGGCAGGGTGCACGCGCAGGTCGCGGCTGCTCAAGTCGGGGATATTCTCAGTGTGTTGCTGGCATTTCGGTTCATCAACTCTCTTTTTGTCAAGACATTCTTTCAACCAGATGAATATTTCCAGGCCTTGGAGCCGGCGTGGAGGATGGCTTTTGGGGAAGGCAGTGGTGCTTGGATAACTTGG GAATGGGAATATCAACTACGGTCTTCACTTCACCCAGCCGTATTTGGCGCCGCGTACAAGCTTGCCGAGACTGTCATGAGTGCCATGCATTTGTTTCCACCCTTCATCGCTTCCATGTTGGTGGTTTTGCCAGGGGCTTTGCAGTCTGTGTTTGCTGCCTTGGGAGACTTTTACACGTGGAAGCTGGCCATGGATGTCtatgggagggagagttATGCTCCATGGGCTGCT TTGTGGATGACCGTTCTCAATCCCTGGCAGTGGTACTGCTCAACAAGAACATTTTCCAACTCTCTCGAGACAACCCTCACCATTGCTGCTCTTTCCTACTGGCCTTGGGAGCTCCTTGCAGATGCCAAGGAAACCAAAGAAGAGCGCCTGAAGCAAAAAGGGAGACTCAACAGCTTGAGAACATCCCTCTTCCTAGCAGCCATCGCCGTCCTCCTTCGCCCAACAAACCTCTTCATCTGGCTTGGCATCATCGCCCTGACCCTCACCCGCCTCACTCTCGACGGCCAGTCCCCCATCACACAAACCACCTTCCCTGCCCTCCTCAGAGAAACCGTCCTCTGTGGTTCCGTTGCCCTCGCTATCTCGGTCGTCTCTGATCGCCTCTACTTTGGCTTCTGGACCTTCCCTCCTTACAAATGGCTCTACTTCAACATGTCCCAGTCCGTCGCCGTCTTTTACGGCCGGATGCCCTGGCACTATTACCTCTCCCAAGGCATTcctctcctcaccaccaccttcctcccctttgCCCTGCTGGGCATCTACAAagccaccctcacctccgccaaacccaccaccctcctctctgCCCGTCCAACattcctctccaccacctcatccaacaccctcaagaCTTTGTCTTTTGCCCTCATAGGCATgatcaccatcctctccctaaTCTCCCACAAAGAAGTCCGCTTCAtctaccccctcctccccatcctgcACATCCTCGCAGCACCCTACGTAAccagcttcttcaccacccctcccaccaccctaTCCAAACCTTTGGTGCTGCGCCACAAAATCTTCCTCGCTAAcatcctctccatcaacctcctcctcgcggggtatctctccctcttccaccagCCCGCGCCCATCTCTGTCCTTTCCTTCTTGAGAAGTGAATACGAGCGCCTCCACCCTGACTCCCTTTCTTTGAGTGCTCCCCCACAGGAACAAAAGGAATTATTCGCCCTGTTCCTCACCCCCTGTCACACGACACCGTGGAGGTCGCATCTTATCTGGCCGGGGCTGAGGGCTAGGGCGTTGACCTGTGAGCCGCCGTTGCATACTGCTCCGGGGACGCCTGAACGGGAAAACTATCTTGACGAGGCGGATAGGTTTTACGCGGAGGATGCGGAGACGGGGAAGTATGGGGGGGTGTTTCTGAGGCGGGAGATGTGGCCGCAGTTTTTTGATGGGGGTGACgggagaaaaggggaggagatACCGAggtttgtggttggttttgaggggattgagggggtgttgggggagttttttgggggtgacGGAGAAAAGATGGGGGTGAAGATGAAAAAggtttgggagggatggAATGGGCTTGTTAATGAggattggaggaggggtgggaggttggtTGTTTGGGACACGGGGGTTTATCCTaatggcggtggggaggtggtggatgggggaaGTAAAGATGAGTTGTGA
- a CDS encoding uncharacterized protein (COG:S; MEROPS:MER0043126; CAZy:CE1; EggNog:ENOG503NW46), whose product MSLISTLTRRQLTRQVPQLSHTTTRSFTTTVKMALEIKAEITTFNGKLYKLTHPSTTTSTPMSLNLFIPPSALSKTTPAPVLIYLSGLTCSPENCTEKGFFQHRASQLGLALVYPDTSPRGLSIPGQSDSWDFGEAASFYLDATADPWKENYKMETYITTELPSVLFSSPQLGPYLDKERVSITGHSMGGHGALTLYLKHQDKYKSVSAFAPIANPTKCPWGEKAFKGYLAGGLEEGKKHDAVELLRSGIWKGGDLKALVDVGTGDNFYKNGQLLPENLEAVVKEMGLEGLKVRYHEGYDHSYYFMASFSGEHVEHAARHLGLL is encoded by the coding sequence ATGTCCCTCATCTCGACTCTCACCCGTCGTCAACTCACTCGTCAAGTCCCCCAACTTAgtcacaccaccacccgttccttcaccaccaccgtcaaaATGGCCCTCGAAATCAAAGCCGAAATCACCACCTTCAACGGCAAGCTCTACAAgctcacccacccctccaccacaacctcaacccccatgTCCCTAAACCTcttcatccccccctccgccctctccaaaaccacccctgCCCCCGTGTTAATCTACCTCTCGGGCCTGACCTGCTCCCCGGAAAACTGCACGGAAAAAGGCTTCTTCCAACACCGCGCCTCCCAGCTCGGCCTAGCCCTCGTCTACCCCGACACCTCCCCCCGCGGTCTCTCCATCCCGGGGCAATCCGACTCCTGGGACTTTGGCGAGGCGGCATCCTTCTACCTCGACGCCACTGCCGATCCCTGGAAGGAAAACTACAAGATGGAAACTTACATCACCACCGAACTCCCCTCCGtcctcttttcctccccccagcTCGGTCCCTACCTTGATAAGGAACGAGTCTCCATCACGGGTCACAGCATGGGCGGACACGGGGCGTTAACCCTCTACCTTAAGCACCAAGACAAATACAAATCTGTCAGTGCCTTCGCCCCGATTGCAAACCCGACAAAGTGTCCCTGGGGGGAAAAGGCGTTCAAGGGGTACCTAGCCGGTGGACTCGAGGAAGGCAAGAAGCACGACGCTGTCGAGTTGTTGAGATCGGGGatttggaaggggggtgacCTCAAGGCCCTCGTCGATGTTGGCACCGGGGACAATTTCTACAAGAATGGGCAACTGCTTCCCGAGAATCTGGAGGCGGTGGTCAAGgagatggggttggaggggttgaaggtgagGTATCATGAGGGCTATGATCACAGTTATTACTTTATGGCGAGTTTTAGTGGGGAGCATGTTGAGCATGCGGCGAGGCATCTTGGGTTGCTTTGA
- a CDS encoding uncharacterized protein (EggNog:ENOG503PEWH), with the protein MSTKPRLPNSTPYHPSTLSYPATNHAHTTAITANMSLLPKLTIFLLGLFLMTTQANPLGAHPKPRRSIGGVLICTNPNATGVCTHETYQLNKCYNLPDGLRNNAATFAPDPGNFFCYPYLKVCGGICTSPEGCTMGPVDSDYPHRYNLTAVSWDRFITSFDCLLK; encoded by the exons ATGTCCACCAAACCAAGGCTACCGAACAGCACACCATACCACCCTTCCACTCTCTCTTacccagccaccaaccaCGCACACACAACCGCCATCACAGCTAACATgtctctcctccccaaactcaccatcttcctcctcggtctcTTCCTTATGACCACCCAAGCAAACCCCCTGGGCgcccaccccaaaccacgGCGTTCCATCGGCGGC GTCCTAATctgcaccaaccccaacgccaCCGGCGTCTGCACCCACGAAACCTACCAACTCAACAAGTGCTACAACCTCCCCGACGGTCTTCGGAACAACGCCGCCACCTTTGCGCCAGACCCCGGTAATTTCTTTTGTTATCCTTACCT CAAGGTCTGCGGCGGCATTTGCACCTCACCTGAGGGTTGCACCATGGGACCTGTCGACTCTGACTATCCCCACCGGTACAACCTCACGGCCGTGAGCTGGGACCGGTTTATTACTTCGTTTGATTGTCTTTTGAAATGA
- a CDS encoding uncharacterized protein (EggNog:ENOG503NWBZ; BUSCO:EOG09263690; COG:S), which yields MASAEQPLPYAPRTSSISAFVEAPPSDSHRRSSSSVPTSKFAADMSQPPPRPARSPLPHGFNPADMDRLSDPNVKDKIVSTGTNPSSQHSSLSVPLPKVRHDPSLRRARKPRSQYPRSSTESHVEYILVASFDIDRGPIMEHQYPVAITGDEHMLAELMLPDQAHVRNQDWTVFFLHKDSSQEEDDAERQAKESRRARRRRRRDRAKGILHESDDEDDGGEEDLDDDDDDWDDDVSTDEEPEGGEGPPLVYVLNLVNTKQDKTVKRGAVVKAMAICTRHPFLHIYKPLLLLALEEYFKSPVPETLSMLFNAVNEMDLSLMPKLSLLERHLLQASDNKDLFVEKFERMIQARISEETAEDVADQPFDASRSPPKRPGIFRSGTKSYIETHTGAYAVPRDTHEFESKVMYKGIPIPIKVPVAVMPETVGDFSLIKLIQNFSDSHAKSPQTFALHPHLTTNGPTTHPIIVLANALLTQKRVIFLGHNMPSGEVAEAVLAACALVSGGLLRGFTRHAFPYTDLTKIDDLLNVPGFIAGVTNPTFEHHPEWWDLLCDIPSGKMKISSKIESAPITEGLVYFQQQNPAYANFINGASAGSGSAAAAGQQTGDLTGDAAFMADILRCIANRSGERVVRAKWREWVLKFTRIAAAFEETVFGASALYIGSDGDGDGGGGGGDGNLGQAAMGHGYVWADEATKAKELAGNVTRIEGWRNTRSYYSFIQDVAQSYTVRPLKGLDLAHMHDRLRTQKLTPQQSKEIFEALYNYVWSYDEICLLLSVAPESHAGLFYIALGLFHKDRDVRVKTAELLDRIAEHEAGQHWWRSLSRFEKLAYVRIKKEVEQEGRGGREGGVVSPVDSKRVSSGRRVI from the exons ATGGCATCGGCCGAACAACCGTTGCCCTATGCCCCAAGAACAAGCAGCATATCCGCGTTTGTAGAGGCCCCCCCCAGCGACTCCCACCGCCGATCATCTTCGTCCGTCCCGACGTCCAAGTTCGCCGCCGACAtgtctcaacctcccccgcgCCCCGCTCGCTCCCCGCTACCCCATGGTTTCAATCCCGCCGACATGGACCGCCTATCCGACCCAAATGTCAAGGACAAGATCGTTTCAAccggcaccaacccctcGTCGCAGCACAGCTCTCTCTCGGTGCCCCTTCCAAAAGTACGCCATGACCCGTCTTTGCGCCGGGCGCGCAAGCCGCGCTCTCAATACCCAAGGAGTAGCACCGAGAGCCACGTCGAGTATATCCTGGTCGCTTCGTTCGATATCGATAGGGGGCCGATCATGGAGCACCAGTATCCTGTCGCTATCACTGGAGATGAACATATGCTTGCGGAACTGATGCTTCCGGATCAGGCTCACGTCAGAAATCAGGATTGGACagttttctttcttcacaAAGATAGCAGCcaggaagaggacgatgcTGAACGGCAGGCCAAAGAAAGTAGGCGAGCCCGGAGACGGCGCAGACGGGACCGGGCAAAGGGGATATTACATGAatcggatgatgaggacgacggtggtgaggaggacctggacgatgacgacgacgactgggatgatgatgtgtcAACCGATGAGGAGCcagaaggcggcgagggacCGCCGTTGGTCTATGTGTTGAACTTGGTCAATACCAAGCAGGACAAAACGGTCAAGAGAGGTGCCGTGGTCAAGGCTATGGCTATTTGCACGCGGCATCCATTTCTTCACATATACAAG CCCCTATTACTACTCGCTCTAGAAGAGTACTTCAAATCACCAGTACCAGAAACACTATCCATGTTGTTCAACGCCGTCAACGAAATGGACCTTTCCCTCATGCCAAAGCTCAGCCTGCTGGAAAGACACCTACTCCAAGCCAGCGATAACAAGGACCTATTCGTCGAAAAGTTTGAGCGCATGATCCAAGCCCGCATCTCGGAAGAAACAGCAGAAGACGTGGCAGACCAGCCCTTTGACGCCAGCCGCAGCCCCCCAAAACGACCAGGTATCTTCCGCTCAGGCACGAAATCCTACATTGAAACTCACACGGGCGCCTACGCCGTGCCGCGGGACACTCACGAATTCGAAAGCAAAGTCATGTACAAAGGCATCCCCATCCCGATCAAAGTCCCCGTCGCCGTCATGCCCGAGACGGTCGGTGACTTCTCCCTGATCAAACTAATCCAGAACTTTTCGGACTCCCACGCCAAATCCCCCCAAACCTTTGCCCTTCATCCTCACCTAACCACCAACGGCCCGACAACCCACCCGATCATCGTTCTGGCCAATGCTCTGCTGACCCAAAAGAGAgtcatcttcctcggccaCAACATGCCCTCGGGCGAAGTAGCCGAGGCCGTCCTGGCCGCCTGCGCGTTGGTATCAGGGGGGTTGCTCAGGGGCTTCACCCGGCACGCGTTTCCCTACACGGACCTGACCAAGATTGACGACCTGCTCAACGTGCCCGGGTTCATCGCCGGGGTGACGAACCCCACGTTTGAGCACCACCCGGAGTGGTGGGATTTGCTGTGCGACATTCCCTCGGGCAAGATGAAGATCTCGTCCAAGATTGAGTCGGCGCCCATcacggaggggttggtgtaCTTTCAGCAGCAGAACCCGGCGTACGCGAACTTCATCAACGGGGCGTCGGCCGGGTCGGGGAGCGCGGCTGCGGCGGGGCAGCAGACGGGGGATTTGACGGGGGATGCGGCGTTCATGGCGGATATACTGAGGTGTATTGCCAACCggtcgggggagagggtAGTGAGGGCGAAgtggagggagtgggtgcTCAAGTTTACGAGGATCGCGGCGGCGTTTGAGGAGACGGTTTTCGGGGCTAGTGCGCTTTATATCGGgagtgatggggatggggatggtggtggaggggggggtgatgggaacCTGGGGCAGGCGGCGATGGGGCATGGGTACGTATGGGCCGATGAGGCGACTAAAGCAAAAGAGCTGGCGGGGAATGTGACAAGGATTGAGGGGTGGCGGAATACTAGGAGTTACTATTCGTTTATCCAG GACGTCGCTCAGTCATACACGGTCCGCCCCCTCAAGGGTTTGGATTTGGCACACATGCACGACCGGTTGCGGACGCAGAAGCTGACCCCCCAGCAGAGCAAGGAGATTTTTGAGGCGCTTTACAACTATGTCTGGTCTTATGACGAGATTTGTTTGCTGCTGAGTGTTGCGCCGGAGTCTCATGCGGGGCTGTTTTATATTGCCTTGGGACTGTTCCACAAGGATAGAGACGTGAGGGTCAAGACGGCCGAGTTGCTGGATAGGATTGCTGAGCATGAGGCGGGCCAGCATTGGTGGAGGAGCCTGAGCCGGTTTGAGAAGCTGGCGTATGTGAGGATTaagaaggaggttgagcaggaggggagaggggggagggaggggggcgtgGTGAGTCCTGTTGATAGCAAGAGGGTTAGCTCTGGGAGAAGGGTGATATAA